The segment GCGCCCTGCTCACGGGCGTGCTCGGTGATCCGAGCGGCCTCGTGGCGCGCCTCGGCGAGCTCGGCACGGTACTGCTCCAGCAGGGCCTGGGCCTCGGCCTGAGCGGTCTCCGCGCGCTTCATGCCGCCTTCGATGGCGTCACGGCGCTCCCCCAGCACCTTCTCGATGCTGGGGAGGAGCTTCTTGCCGAGGATGCCGAAGACGATGAAGAAGCAGAGCAGGCCGATGATGACCTCGGGCCACGCGGGGAGGAGCGGGTTCATCTGCTCCTCCGACGCGAGGAAGACCTCGGGGGCCATATCAGAACCTTTCGTCGGAATTGACTACTGCTGCGCCTGGCTCACTTGCCGTAGACGAACGGCATGACGATGCCGATCAGGGCGAGGGCCTCGGTCAGGGCGAAACCGATGAACATGTTGGAGCGGATCAGGCCGGCGGCCTCGGGCTGACGGGCCATCGCCTGCACGCCGTTACCGAAGATCAGACCGACGCCGATGCCGGGGCCGATGGCGGCGAGGCCGTAGCCGATGGAAGCGACGGAACCGGAAACCTCAGCGAGAGCGGACATCTCAGCTAATCCTTTGCGGGGATGGGATACCGGTGGGTGTTGGCCACCGGGAGTTCGTGGGCGCGGCCGGGGCCGCGGGAATCAGTGCGCCTCTTCCAGGGCACCGGCGATGTAGCTGCTGGCGAGCATCACGAAGATGTACGCCTGCAGGAACTGCACCAGCAGCTCGAAGGCGGTCAGACCGACAGCCACCACGAAGGACACCGAGCCGTACAGGGCGCCGATGCTGGGGCTGAGCAGGTACCACGAGGCCACCGAGAAGACGACGATCAGCAGGTGACCGGCGAACATGTTGGCGAAGGCTCGGACCGCGAGGGTGAAGGGACGCACGAAGATGTTCGAGAAGAACTCGATCGGCACCAGGATGAACATGACCCAGCCCGGAATGCCCGACGGCCAGCAGAGGTTCTTCAGGCCGCCGACGAAGCCGTGCTTCTTGAAGGTCAGCCCCATGTAGGTGACCCACACGATCGCCGCGAGCCCGACCGGGAACGCGATGCGCGACATCACCGGGAACTGGGCGAACGGGACGATGGACATGATGTTCATGATCCACACGAAGAAGAACATCGAGACCAGCATCGGGACGTACTTCTCGCCCTTTTTGCCGATGGTCTCCAGCACGATGCTCCGCTTGACGAAGTCGTACCCGATCTCACCCACCAGCTGGAGCTTGCCCGGGAGCAGCTTCGGCTTGGCGAACGCGGCCCAGAAGAACCCGACCACCAGCAGCGCGCAGATGATCGACAGCAGCATCGGCTTGGTGAAGTCGACCCCGCCGACCGAGAAGATCGGCTTGAAGTCGAACTCGCCGAGACCGGGGGCCGGGAAGCCGCAGCCGGAGTTCAGGTGGCAACCGGCCTCGGAGGCGAGCTGGACGTCAGCACCCACCACAGACTCCTTCGTTCTGACGCATGGTTACGGCAACCTCGGTGTGTCGGCGTGGCCGTCGGCCACGGTGCGGCACTGGAACTAGTTGGATTTCTCGCTGACCCGGCGCGGCGCATATCCCCACCGCGGGATCTTCGAAAGCTTCGTGGAGCCGGGGGGCGATCCGTCCGATTCTCGGAGGGACCTGGCCGCTTCCCGTACTCCGCCGTTGGGACGGACGATAGCAGCCCGTCAGGAGGGCATAAACACCGCCCCCCTCGTGAGGGGGACGGTGTGCCCCGCTCACGATTGACGCCCTGATTTCGGCTTGCCGTCGGGTTCCACGTAGAAGGTCTTGGCCTTGAGCCAGCCCCGCACCTGGAAGCACATCCAGATGATCACCAGGCCGAGCAGCGAGAACCCGAAGACCTTGTGGTCGAAGAAGGTGAGGTGCTTGGCCACCGCGAGCAGGACGCCGACCACCAGGATCTGCGTGGTATAGACCAGCATGGCGATCGGCATCAGCATCTGCGGGTTGTTCCGGCCGAACCGGGTGAGCGCGAGCTGGCCGGCGCCGAAGAAGGCGATCACGACCACCGTGGCGAGCAGCGCGCCGAGCAGACCCTTCCCCTGCGCGACGACGAAGGCGATCGCCATGGCGACCACTCCGGCGACCGCAGTGGGAATTGCGGCGCCTCGGAGGATCCGGGCGTCGTGGGACGGCATGTC is part of the Kitasatospora cineracea genome and harbors:
- the atpE gene encoding ATP synthase F0 subunit C, which codes for MSALAEVSGSVASIGYGLAAIGPGIGVGLIFGNGVQAMARQPEAAGLIRSNMFIGFALTEALALIGIVMPFVYGK
- a CDS encoding F0F1 ATP synthase subunit B; amino-acid sequence: MAPEVFLASEEQMNPLLPAWPEVIIGLLCFFIVFGILGKKLLPSIEKVLGERRDAIEGGMKRAETAQAEAQALLEQYRAELAEARHEAARITEHAREQGAVLINEMREEGQRQREAIVAAGHAQIEADKKQATAVLRQDVGSLASQLASRIVGESLEDHARQSGVIDRFLDELESKAAAAQGASK
- the atpB gene encoding F0F1 ATP synthase subunit A — encoded protein: MVGADVQLASEAGCHLNSGCGFPAPGLGEFDFKPIFSVGGVDFTKPMLLSIICALLVVGFFWAAFAKPKLLPGKLQLVGEIGYDFVKRSIVLETIGKKGEKYVPMLVSMFFFVWIMNIMSIVPFAQFPVMSRIAFPVGLAAIVWVTYMGLTFKKHGFVGGLKNLCWPSGIPGWVMFILVPIEFFSNIFVRPFTLAVRAFANMFAGHLLIVVFSVASWYLLSPSIGALYGSVSFVVAVGLTAFELLVQFLQAYIFVMLASSYIAGALEEAH